A DNA window from Fragaria vesca subsp. vesca linkage group LG3, FraVesHawaii_1.0, whole genome shotgun sequence contains the following coding sequences:
- the LOC101314452 gene encoding PRA1 family protein G2-like, with translation MSLSPPATATYTSIPVTIPASDVISQSIQNLLAAISRHRPWPEFVSSLTRPDSFPSALTRLRFNARHFRTNYILLIGACGFLSLIGIPGWLLVTAAVVWLWLVIYFFREDPLVVFGHHFSDWAVFVGLGLASLAVVWLSSGLGTLILGLGVGFLVCGLHGLIRDPEGLFLDENDAASAGLIVPTYTPV, from the coding sequence ATGTCGCTGTCGCCACCCGCCACTGCGACCTACACCAGCATCCCCGTCACCATTCCTGCCTCTGACGTCATCTCCCAATCCATCCAGAATCTTCTCGCCGCCATCTCCCGCCACCGCCCCTGGCCTGAATTCGTGTCCTCCCTGACCCGACCCGACTCCTTCCCCTCCGCCCTCACCCGACTCCGCTTCAACGCCCGCCACTTCCGCACCAACTACATTCTCCTCATCGGTGCCTGCGGGTTCCTCTCCCTCATCGGAATCCCGGGGTGGCTTCTCGTCACGGCGGCCGTCGTCTGGCTGTGGCTGGTGATCTACTTCTTCAGGGAGGACCCACTTGTTGTGTTTGGTCATCATTTTAGTGATTGGGCTGTGTTCGTGGGCCTTGGGTTGGCTTCACTTGCGGTTGTGTGGTTGAGCAGTGGGCTTGGGACTTTGATATTGGGCCTTGGAGTTGGGTTTCTCGTTTGTGGGCTTCATGGGCTGATTCGGGATCCCGAAGGCCTGTTTCTTGACGAGAATGACGCCGCCTCGGCCGGGTTGATCGTGCCCACCTATACACCTGTCTGA
- the LOC101315127 gene encoding WPP domain-interacting protein 2-like has protein sequence MDLGSESVDDNVKPEPVSHGVVDDDDGDSVEIRNNGSCANGIGNGVGTGDNHVDTAPAVGLTLSAGKSPVGESNSAPKGQGLRRWRRIPRIVGHDGGGNAVDDSSRKRGMPGLEIPDKGRNASVEADHNNSEGSVGSVNMMRNAGVGDGFGFGGASPDSRYAGGSGFAARADSENSEDRSSKSSTAASVPRGRYDVPPLTASQPRNRAKNASTKSRTNSAQSAQPGRGQSESSKKLRGDRVKIEKENSHSSMESDSRSSNFVFMQAAPLSSNGKQSRRSMSQDRENSDEVQTGYRRENAVEAEEFLQDLDTDLSWVGKLDKKKKHGSFADMDALAESMFNFQTVQEALQKEVQKFGEIGKGPVSSGDNLVKPLDPSSSDLEIIESNLSEQLGSEKIGQTFSNSLEAQILSLKQHVKLIEGKLDETRARLEVKESRVAELEYIVNISKSFKEESGSTIELQVEQYRELEAEVESLFRQKIEAEVEYIVIRTTTQKVKFATGDQIALIEEQEAVAGEQARILNKLGETQIRAAKLKERTEELGKYYGDILGTEDVFTMPNKLFKVSSCFFVQLLLLVLAVWFFLLQSSPPQGVVVPT, from the exons ATGGATTTGGGGAGTGAATCTGTGGATGATAATGTAAAGCCTGAACCAGTGTCTCATGGTGTTGTTGATGATGATGATGGGGATAGTGTTGAGATTAGGAACAATGGGTCATGTGCTAATGGGATAGGAAATGGAGTTGGGACTGGAGATAATCATGTTGACACTGCCCCAGCAGTTGGTTTGACTCTTTCGGCCGGGAAGTCTCCGGTGGGAGAGTCGAATTCTGCTCCGAAAGGGCAGGGGTTGAGGAGGTGGAGGCGAATTCCGAGAATTGTGGGTCATGATGGCGGTGGGAATGCGGTAGATGATTCTAGTAGGAAGAGGGGTATGCCTGGACTTGAAATTCCTGATAAGGGTCGGAATGCTTCAGTTGAGGCTGATCATAATAACAGTGAGGGGTCGGTGGGATCAGTGAATATGATGAGAAATGCGGGAGTTGGTGATGGGTTTGGATTTGGTGGTGCTAGTCCGGATTCTAGATACGCGGGTGGTTCTGGTTTTGCTGCTCGTGCGGATTCTGAGAACAGTGAGGATCGGAGTAGCAAGTCGTCCACAGCTGCCAGTGTTCCAAGGGGAAGGTACGATGTGCCTCCTTTAACAGCGAGCCAACCGCGGAATAGGGCGAAGAATGCTAGCACAAAGAGTCGGACTAATTCAGCTCAAAGTGCTCAACCGGGGAGGGGACAGAGTGAAAGCAGTAAGAAGCTTAGAGGAGACAGGGTCAAAATCGAGAAGGAAAACTCTCATTCCAGCATGGAGTCTGACTCAAGAAGCTCCAACTTTGTCTTTATGCAGGCTGCACCTCTTTCCAGTAACGGGAAGCAAAGTAGAAGGTCAATGAGTCAGGACAGAGAAAATAGTGATGAAGTTCAAACTGGTTATCGGAGAGAGAATGCAGTAGAAGCTGAAGAATTTTTACAAGATCTAGATACCGACTTGTCATGGGTGGGTAAGCTAGACAAAAAGAAGAAGCATGGGTCTTTTGCAGATATGGATGCTCTAGCTGAGTCTATGTTCAATTTCCAGACTGTACAAGAAGCACTCCAGAAAG AGGTTCAGAAATTTGGGGAGATTGGGAAAGGACCTGTATCAAGTGGTGATAATTTAGTGAAGCCTTTGGACCCCTCTTCAAGTGATCTGGAAATTATTGAATCCAACTTATCTGAGCAGTTGGGTTCTGAAAAGATCGGACAAACTTTTTCTAATTCCTTGGAAGCACAGATATTGAGTTTGAAACAGCATGTGAAACTTATCGAAGGCAAGCTGGATGAGACTAGGGCTAGGCTTGAGGTGAAGGAGTCCAGGGTTGCTGAACTGGAATATATTGTTAACATTAGCAAGTCTTTTAAAGAAGAATCAGGTAGTACCATAGAGTTACAGGTTGAACAATATAGAGAGCTAGAGGCCGAGGTTGAAAGCCTGTTTAGGCAAAAGATTGAAGCAGAGGTTGAGTATATTGTAATTAGAACAACAACACAGAAGGTGAAGTTTGCTACAGGTGACCAAATTGCACTCATTGAGGAGCAAGAAGCAGTGGCTGGAGAACAAGCACGGATACTGAACAAGCTTGGGGAAACACAAATTAGGGCTGCAAAGTTAAAAGAGCGAACAGAGGAATTGGGAAAGTATTATGGTGATATTTTAGGGACAGAAGACGTTTTTACCATGCCGAATAAATTATTTAAGGTTAGCTCCTGTTTTTTTGTCCAGTTGCTTTTGTTGGTCCTGGCCGTATGGTTTTTTTTGTTGCAGTCATCTCCCCCTCAAGGGGTGGTTGTACCCACCTAA
- the LOC101314832 gene encoding uncharacterized protein LOC101314832 — MNEEQASNSPQLDTMVSNGLTIKTSSNTSTTKTTTTTGKDSSLPSPNIQSSPIYSPSLVSPPSSAFVSALQSPYISPRVLSPKPQESPTHQQQPISYTHSDDIPSSSYTPPSDQYEYSDNDPMKLKFDSSAPPRISFSFPVPRISFAKGGSVSPARNSNAKLRSCDVYIGFHGQNPNLVRFCKWLKSELELQGIACFVADRAKYSDTQSQEIADRVICSVTYGVVVVTSSSFLNHLSLEEVRFFAQKKNLFPVFFDTGPGEIMGLLNYNSIDKECKEAIDGLMRCSEFKLEANECNWRSIVSKAAGVLRAKLGRKSVSLSEIEAVDELPFPRNRFFVGREKEMMEIETALFGSCGDYLEQECSVVKGEASGQSEGLADEESEVVTTRGRYINLEMGKCKEPNLEAWIEPVVGRNLFKRSKHKKSKSGNCKSLGSSVICINGVPGIGKTELALEFAYRYSQRYRMVLWIGGEARYFRQNILNLSQNLGLDVSADPEKDRGRIRNFEEQEFEAFKRVKRELFRDMPYLIVIDNLETEREWWEGKDLHDLIPRNTGGSHVIITSRLSKVMNFDTMQLPPLPVSDAMVLIRGRKKKEYPSEELEYLMKFDEKLGRLSFGLWLVGSLLSELAIAPSALFEAINQIQLDDGSPCPYLSITEEQYCKNNRFLMKVLSFCFAVLQESKGKANVLASRMLLVGAWFAPTPISLTLLTTAAKNMPATKSRLRKWTNCMSVTFGCFTPQTWKNTEEDSALLLVKLGLARTAKKPFGNWIQFHPITQVYTKRKEGLVAAKATVQGIRKIGNPLVNLDHLWATAFLVFGFKSEPPLVQLKAIDMVLYIKKTALPLAIRAFTTFSRCNSALELLKVCTNVLEEVEKSFVSQIQDWCHGSLCWKNKLQSNQRVDEYVWQDVTLLKATLLETRAKLLLRGGHFDSGEELCRTCISIRTVMLGHNHTQTLAAQETLAKLVRMRSKI; from the coding sequence ATGAATGAAGAACAAGCATCAAACTCTCCTCAACTAGACACCATGGTCTCCAATGGCCTCACCATCAAAACCTCCTCAAACACTTCCACAACCAAAACAACAACAACAACAGGTAAAGACAGTTCCTTGCCTTCTCCAAACATCCAATCCTCCCCTATCTACTCTCCTTCTCTTGTCTCCCCACCTTCCTCAGCATTTGTCTCAGCTCTTCAATCCCCATATATCTCTCCAAGAGTCTTAAGCCCAAAACCCCAAGAAAGCCCAACTCACCAACAACAACCAATCTCCTACACTCACTCTGATGACATCCCAAGCAGTTCATACACACCCCCATCAGACCAGTATGAGTACTCAGACAATGACCCAATGAAGCTCAAGTTCGACTCTTCAGCCCCTCCAAGAATCTCGTTCTCCTTTCCTGTCCCTCGAATCTCATTTGCCAAAGGAGGCTCTGTTTCCCCTGCTCGAAACTCAAATGCTAAGCTGAGAAGCTGTGACGTCTACATTGGGTTCCACGGTCAAAACCCAAACCTGGTTCGATTCTGCAAGTGGCTTAAGTCCGAGCTCGAGCTTCAGGGCATTGCTTGTTTCGTTGCTGACAGGGCTAAGTACTCGGACACTCAGAGCCAGGAGATTGCAGACAGAGTCATCTGCTCTGTTACTTATGGAGTTGTGGTTGTTACTAGTTCGAGTTTTCTTAACCACTTGAGCTTGGAGGAAGTGAGATTCTTTGCGCAGAAGAAGAATCTGTTTCCTGTTTTTTTCGACACTGGGCCGGGGGAGATTATGGGTCTGCTGAACTACAATTCGATTGATAAGGAGTGTAAGGAGGCCATTGATGGGTTGATGAGGTGTAGTGAGTTTAAGCTGGAGGCTAATGAGTGTAACTGGAGGAGCATTGTGTCCAAAGCGGCTGGGGTTTTGAGGGCAAAGCTTGGGAGGAAGAGTGTGTCTTTGAGTGAGATTGAGGCTGTTGATGAGCTGCCTTTTCCGAGGAACAGGTTTTTCGTGGGGAGAGAGAAGGAGATGATGGAAATCGAGACGGCTTTGTTTGGTTCTTGTGGGGATTATTTGGAGCAGGAATGTTCTGTGGTTAAAGGAGAAGCTAGTGGACAATCTGAAGGTTTGGCTGATGAGGAGAGTGAGGTGGTTACAACTAGAGGGAGGTACATTAATTTGGAGATGGGGAAATGTAAAGAGCCTAATTTGGAGGCTTGGATTGAACCTGTCGTGGGGCGAAATTTGTTCAAGAGGTCGAAGCACAAGAAGTCGAAAAGTGGGAATTGCAAGAGCTTGGGGAGCAGTGTGATATGCATAAATGGGGTTCCTGGCATTGGGAAGACTGAGCTTGCATTGGAGTTTGCTTACAGGTATTCGCAACGGTACAGGATGGTGTTGTGGATCGGGGGTGAAGCTAGGTATTTTAGGCAGAACATATTGAATCTGTCTCAGAATTTGGGGTTGGATGTGAGTGCTGATCCGGAGAAGGATCGGGGGAGAATCCGGAACTTTGAGGAGCAAGAGTTTGAGGCATTCAAGAGGGTGAAGAGGGAGTTGTTTAGGGACATGCCTTATTTGATTGTGATTGATAATCTTGAGACTGAGAGGGAGTGGTGGGAAGGGAAGGATTTACATGACTTGATCCCAAGGAACACAGGAGGGTCTCATGTCATCATCACTAGTAGATTGTCCAAGGTAATGAATTTCGACACAATGCAGCTCCCACCATTGCCGGTTTCAGATGCAATGGTTTTGATTAGAGGGAGGAAAAAGAAAGAGTACCCTTCTGAGGAGTTGGAGTATCTAATGAAGTTTGATGAGAAATTGGGGAGGCTGAGCTTTGGTTTGTGGCTGGTTGGGTCACTGCTTTCGGAATTAGCCATTGCTCCTTCTGCTCTATTTGAAGCTATCAACCAAATTCAACTTGATGATGGATCACCTTGTCCTTACTTGAGCATCACTGAAGAGCAGTACTGCAAAAACAATCGTTTCCTGATGAAAGTCTTGTCTTTTTGCTTCGCCGTGTTACAAGAATCGAAGGGGAAAGCAAACGTTCTTGCCTCAAGAATGCTTCTCGTTGGTGCCTGGTTTGCCCCAACTCCTATTTCCTTGACTCTTCTTACCACTGCAGCTAAGAATATGCCTGCCACTAAAAGCCGGCTCAGGAAGTGGACTAATTGCATGAGTGTCACATTTGGTTGCTTCACACCGCAAACATGGAAGAATACTGAAGAAGATTCAGCCCTTCTTCTTGTTAAGTTAGGACTAGCGCGAACAGCCAAGAAGCCATTCGGAAATTGGATTCAGTTTCATCCCATAACTCAGGTGTATACAAAGCGGAAAGAAGGTTTAGTAGCTGCCAAGGCAACAGTTCAGGGCATAAGGAAAATTGGCAATCCATTGGTGAACTTAGACCATCTGTGGGCTACTGCATTCCTCGTTTTTGGGTTCAAATCTGAGCCTCCTCTCGTCCAACTCAAGGCAATCGACATGGTTCTATACATAAAAAAGACGGCCCTCCCACTCGCAATCAGGGCCTTCACAACCTTCTCCAGATGCAACTCGGCATTGGAACTCTTAAAGGTGTGCACAAACGTACTCGAGGAAGTGGAGAAGTCTTTCGTCTCCCAAATACAAGATTGGTGTCACGGCTCGCTGTGCTGGAAGAACAAGCTGCAAAGTAACCAGAGAGTGGACGAGTACGTATGGCAAGACGTGACATTGCTCAAAGCGACATTGCTGGAGACGAGAGCGAAACTGCTTCTTCGGGGCGGTCATTTCGACAGCGGGGAGGAGTTGTGCAGAACTTGCATTAGTATCAGAACAGTGATGCTGGGTCACAACCACACTCAAACCTTGGCAGCTCAAGAGACCTTGGCAAAGCTAGTAAGAATGAGGAGCAAGATATAA